A portion of the Candidatus Eisenbacteria bacterium genome contains these proteins:
- a CDS encoding HAD family hydrolase: MRPAAFLDRDGTLIAERGYLDDPAGLELLPGVTAALRSLRDAGLPAIVISNQAGVGRGLFPLARVYEVMAALRRRLRAEGVELAAIYFCPHHPDEGCACRKPGAELLRLAAEDQRVALHASMMAGDRRLDAAAGQAAGAFGILLRTGYGRDEEARIGDGGFARAPDRVFDGLFEAVAWFVAGTEEHFGTL; encoded by the coding sequence CTGCGCCCGGCGGCGTTCCTTGATCGCGACGGAACGCTGATCGCCGAGCGCGGGTATCTCGACGACCCGGCGGGACTCGAACTGCTCCCCGGGGTGACCGCGGCGCTGCGATCCCTTCGGGACGCGGGACTGCCGGCCATCGTGATCTCGAACCAGGCGGGCGTCGGACGCGGGCTGTTTCCGCTCGCGCGCGTCTACGAGGTCATGGCGGCGCTGCGCCGCCGGCTGCGCGCCGAAGGTGTCGAGCTGGCCGCGATCTACTTTTGTCCGCACCACCCCGACGAAGGCTGCGCCTGCCGCAAGCCAGGCGCCGAACTCCTGCGGCTCGCCGCCGAGGATCAGCGGGTGGCGCTGCACGCCTCGATGATGGCCGGTGACAGGCGCCTCGATGCCGCGGCGGGACAGGCCGCGGGAGCGTTCGGCATCCTGCTGCGAACGGGCTACGGGCGCGACGAGGAAGCGCGCATCGGCGACGGCGGGTTCGCGCGCGCGCCCGACCGGGTCTTCGACGGGCTGTTCGAAGCCGTCGCCTGGTTCGTCGCCGGAACCGAGGAGCACTTCGGGACGCTGTGA
- a CDS encoding proline--tRNA ligase codes for MSDTPSRKQFVEELTDQTDDFSRWYNEVVRKAQLADYSPVRGSMVIRPYGYGLWENMQAALDRRIKETGHQNAYFPLLIPESLLQLEADHVEGFAPECAWVTEGGREKLEERFAIRPTSEAIIGHMYSKWIESYRDLPVLLNQWANVMRWEKVTRLFLRTAEFLWQEGHTAHATEAECLEEVLRMLEVYREFVETELAIPVYAGKKSDAERFAGAQDTYAIEALMKDGKALQAGTSHHLGQHFAKVFDITFQDEQGRRQHVWQTSWGVSTRLVGAIVMTHGDDHGLRLPPNVAPIQAVVVPIWRKDEDRAQVLEFVGRVREALGRSVRLHVDDRDQYTPGWKYNEYEMRGVPVRLEVGPKDVASSAVMSVRRDTRGKESIPLAALGERLPALLAEVQASLFEQARAFREANTVRVSSKDEVIAHFAAERRGFVAVPWDGSAAFETEVKERCGATLRCLPLDPTPFAGLARPGHRVALFARAY; via the coding sequence GTGAGCGACACCCCGTCCCGCAAGCAGTTCGTCGAGGAACTCACCGACCAGACCGACGACTTTTCCCGCTGGTACAACGAGGTCGTGCGCAAGGCGCAACTGGCGGACTACTCGCCGGTGCGGGGCTCGATGGTCATCCGCCCCTACGGCTACGGCCTGTGGGAAAACATGCAGGCGGCCCTCGACCGGCGGATCAAGGAGACGGGGCACCAGAACGCCTATTTCCCGCTGCTGATCCCCGAGTCGCTGCTGCAGCTCGAGGCCGATCACGTCGAGGGCTTCGCGCCCGAGTGCGCGTGGGTCACCGAGGGCGGGCGCGAGAAACTCGAGGAGCGCTTCGCGATCCGGCCGACGAGCGAAGCCATCATCGGCCACATGTACTCCAAGTGGATCGAGTCGTACCGCGACCTGCCGGTGCTCCTCAACCAGTGGGCGAACGTCATGCGCTGGGAGAAGGTGACGCGCCTGTTCCTGCGCACGGCCGAGTTCCTGTGGCAGGAAGGGCACACCGCGCACGCGACCGAGGCGGAGTGCCTGGAAGAGGTGCTGCGCATGCTCGAGGTCTACCGCGAGTTCGTCGAGACCGAGCTGGCGATCCCCGTGTACGCGGGCAAGAAGAGCGATGCCGAGCGTTTCGCGGGCGCGCAGGACACCTACGCGATCGAGGCGCTGATGAAGGACGGCAAGGCGCTGCAGGCCGGCACGTCGCATCATCTCGGGCAGCATTTCGCGAAGGTGTTCGACATCACCTTCCAGGACGAGCAGGGCCGCCGGCAGCACGTCTGGCAGACGTCGTGGGGAGTCTCGACGCGCCTGGTGGGCGCCATCGTCATGACGCACGGCGACGACCATGGCCTGCGGCTGCCGCCCAACGTGGCGCCCATCCAGGCGGTGGTGGTGCCGATCTGGCGCAAGGACGAGGACCGCGCCCAGGTGCTCGAGTTTGTCGGCAGGGTCCGGGAGGCGCTCGGGCGGAGCGTCCGTCTGCACGTGGACGATCGCGACCAGTACACCCCGGGCTGGAAGTACAACGAGTACGAGATGCGCGGCGTGCCGGTGCGCCTCGAGGTCGGACCGAAGGACGTCGCCAGCTCCGCGGTCATGAGCGTCCGCCGCGACACGCGGGGCAAGGAGTCCATTCCGCTCGCGGCGCTGGGCGAGCGGCTGCCGGCGCTGCTCGCGGAGGTGCAGGCGTCCCTGTTCGAGCAGGCGCGGGCGTTCCGCGAGGCGAACACGGTGCGCGTGAGTTCGAAGGACGAGGTGATCGCCCACTTCGCCGCCGAGCGGCGCGGTTTCGTCGCCGTGCCGTGGGACGGGAGCGCGGCGTTCGAGACCGAGGTGAAGGAACGCTGCGGCGCGACGCTGCGCTGCCTGCCGCTCGATCCGACGCCGTTCGCCGGGCTCGCGCGCCCCGGCCACCGCGTGGCGCTGTTTGCCCGGGCCTACTGA
- a CDS encoding tetratricopeptide repeat protein: protein MHPRVRTSRFHPSSPRLPGYTGWRRALRALPALLALVATTLLADALPAPVHAQVDSSATARPPARPDSLAASAPAVHLVRTAPVPPRDLRHVQDWVDYRAAAHLASLPNEARLFYRRGLMARQAGQYEEAVLDVRGAAELDPSFVEPHLTLASWALVREPSQALLQYATVVDLLRQNFSLQLNLVANAAILLLEALFVGLLGAGGIVVWLRRRDLTHAWQEDIGRFASESGARWWATALVVLPYFAGFGLTLPTLFFLGFLWPYLRVRERSLFVVLLAFVAALPLTLRAVERMSLPLHANAEPFYAVPTLENQPYDAAREARLAALVAAHEQNPILHFGLAWTARRGGHLGVAERAYRRTLELWPDNDRAWNNLGNVVAMAGRPDEALKCYEKAIAANPNSAAPLYNSSQLYTQRFEYAKATTALSRASAINFELVRNYQSQGATDGLLPLVDEWLTPSVFWRALREAKLPADLAGSLPVSLRRHVEASGWPFSLAAVLLAAIGLILGLRQHRTLPLRACGNCGATVCRRCAERRREHALCPACVRVEAQGETGEFARVMLSRFRFARQRRLHHVRIALATLVPGYGLLAQRHVFTAVGLLGTSWSLLRAWLGTPPPFAIEPRLALSTQEVPPVVLLAVFAIVLANSVLGYLHLAARDRSREAALNSAQRGRITQASRRITSEAA from the coding sequence ATGCACCCCAGGGTCCGCACATCCCGTTTCCATCCATCCTCGCCGCGTCTTCCGGGCTACACCGGATGGCGCCGCGCGCTCCGCGCCCTGCCGGCGCTCCTCGCGCTCGTGGCGACGACCCTGCTCGCCGACGCCCTGCCCGCGCCGGTGCACGCGCAGGTGGACTCCTCCGCCACCGCCCGTCCGCCGGCACGCCCGGATTCCCTCGCGGCTTCCGCGCCGGCGGTCCACCTCGTCCGCACCGCCCCGGTGCCCCCCCGCGATCTCCGGCACGTCCAGGACTGGGTGGACTACCGCGCGGCCGCCCATCTCGCTTCGCTGCCGAACGAGGCCCGGCTCTTCTACCGTCGCGGCCTCATGGCGCGCCAGGCCGGTCAGTACGAGGAGGCCGTGCTCGACGTGCGCGGCGCCGCCGAGCTGGATCCGTCGTTCGTCGAGCCGCACCTGACCCTGGCTTCATGGGCGCTCGTTCGCGAGCCCAGCCAGGCGCTTCTCCAGTACGCCACCGTCGTGGATCTTCTGCGGCAGAACTTCTCGCTGCAGCTCAACCTCGTGGCCAACGCCGCCATCCTGCTGCTCGAGGCGCTGTTCGTCGGGCTGCTCGGCGCGGGAGGCATCGTCGTGTGGCTGCGGCGACGCGACCTGACGCACGCCTGGCAGGAGGACATCGGCCGGTTCGCGTCCGAGAGCGGTGCCCGCTGGTGGGCGACCGCCCTGGTGGTCCTGCCGTACTTCGCGGGCTTCGGCCTGACGCTTCCGACCCTGTTCTTCCTCGGCTTCCTGTGGCCCTACCTGCGGGTCCGCGAGCGCTCGCTGTTCGTCGTGCTGCTCGCGTTCGTGGCGGCGCTGCCGCTCACCCTGCGCGCCGTCGAGCGCATGTCCCTCCCGCTGCACGCGAACGCCGAGCCGTTCTACGCGGTTCCGACCCTCGAGAACCAGCCCTACGACGCCGCCCGTGAGGCACGTCTCGCGGCGCTCGTCGCCGCTCACGAGCAGAATCCGATCCTGCATTTCGGCCTCGCATGGACGGCCCGGCGCGGCGGACACCTCGGAGTCGCCGAACGCGCCTACCGCCGCACGCTGGAGTTGTGGCCGGACAACGACCGCGCCTGGAACAACCTCGGCAACGTCGTCGCCATGGCGGGCCGCCCCGACGAGGCCTTGAAATGCTACGAGAAGGCGATCGCCGCCAACCCCAACTCCGCGGCGCCCCTGTACAACTCCTCGCAGCTCTACACGCAGCGATTCGAGTACGCGAAAGCCACCACGGCGCTATCCCGGGCCTCGGCGATCAACTTCGAGCTGGTCCGCAACTACCAGTCGCAGGGCGCCACCGACGGCCTGCTGCCGCTGGTGGACGAATGGCTGACGCCGTCCGTCTTCTGGCGGGCGCTGCGTGAGGCGAAGCTGCCGGCCGACCTCGCCGGCTCGCTCCCCGTTTCGCTGCGCCGGCACGTCGAGGCGTCCGGCTGGCCGTTTTCCCTCGCCGCCGTCCTGCTCGCCGCGATCGGCCTGATCCTCGGGCTGCGACAGCATCGCACGCTGCCCCTGCGCGCGTGCGGCAACTGCGGCGCGACGGTGTGCCGCCGCTGCGCCGAGCGCCGCCGGGAGCACGCCCTGTGTCCCGCGTGCGTGCGCGTCGAGGCCCAGGGCGAGACCGGCGAGTTCGCGCGCGTGATGCTGTCCCGCTTCCGCTTCGCCCGCCAGCGCCGCCTGCATCACGTCCGCATCGCGCTGGCGACGCTCGTCCCCGGCTATGGACTTCTGGCCCAGCGACACGTCTTCACCGCCGTCGGCCTGCTGGGCACCAGCTGGTCGCTCCTTCGCGCCTGGCTCGGCACTCCACCGCCCTTCGCCATCGAGCCGCGCCTCGCGCTCTCGACGCAGGAGGTCCCGCCGGTCGTGCTGCTCGCCGTCTTCGCGATCGTGCTGGCCAACTCGGTTCTCGGCTACCTGCACCTCGCGGCGCGCGATCGGTCCCGCGAGGCCGCCCTCAACTCCGCGCAGCGCGGGCGGATCACCCAGGCCTCCCGACGCATCACGTCGGAAGCCGCGTAG
- a CDS encoding DUF4388 domain-containing protein, with protein MALQGNLRDFASTEILQLVGTQRKSGCLTLEWNTERASLWVLEGRIVSTRQPGMTKDDPLLAFLRRTKRLSEEQYRGIVTIQRESNRDLEDLLLNGRYLDSQELGHFVERQVLDDLMRVVRWDNGSYRFDPNARWPFPPVASLSMEGALIEASRRVDEQKRFVSLFKDPHQLLGVRDLPDPDESLSDEERELFGIIDGQHTVAEIVEAAPLSEYEVYEALQRMHDSNWIEFTGRRVPGKPVAPAPAPPTPEHARRPVARPLNDLVFALAVCLVLFGLRTASDRLSLGPRANPKNDVFAAAQVRDARYALELYHRERGQYPQRLEDLVEDRWIARDQISLPGYLLLYHVSDAGQAYQLELQPDR; from the coding sequence ATGGCGCTCCAGGGCAATCTTCGCGACTTCGCCTCGACCGAGATCCTCCAGCTCGTCGGCACGCAGCGGAAATCGGGCTGCCTGACGTTGGAGTGGAACACCGAACGCGCCTCCCTCTGGGTGCTCGAGGGTCGCATCGTCTCGACCCGCCAGCCGGGCATGACCAAGGACGACCCCCTGCTGGCGTTCCTGCGTCGCACCAAGCGCCTCTCGGAGGAGCAGTATCGCGGCATCGTCACGATCCAGCGCGAGTCGAACCGCGATCTCGAGGACCTGTTGCTCAACGGTCGCTACCTGGACTCGCAGGAGCTGGGGCACTTCGTCGAACGGCAGGTGCTCGACGACCTGATGCGCGTCGTGCGCTGGGACAACGGCTCGTACCGCTTCGACCCGAACGCCCGCTGGCCCTTCCCGCCCGTCGCCTCGCTCAGCATGGAAGGCGCGCTCATCGAAGCCTCACGGCGCGTGGACGAGCAGAAGCGGTTCGTCTCGCTGTTCAAGGATCCGCACCAGCTGCTCGGCGTCCGCGACCTGCCGGATCCGGACGAATCGCTGTCCGACGAGGAGCGCGAGCTGTTCGGGATCATCGACGGCCAGCACACGGTCGCCGAGATCGTCGAGGCCGCGCCGCTGTCGGAGTACGAGGTGTACGAGGCGCTGCAGCGGATGCACGACTCGAACTGGATCGAGTTCACCGGCCGTCGCGTGCCCGGAAAGCCGGTGGCGCCCGCGCCCGCGCCACCGACGCCCGAGCACGCGCGCAGGCCCGTCGCGCGGCCGCTCAACGATCTCGTCTTCGCGCTCGCGGTCTGCCTGGTGCTCTTCGGCCTGCGCACGGCGAGCGATCGCCTGTCGCTCGGCCCCCGGGCGAACCCGAAGAACGACGTGTTCGCCGCCGCGCAGGTGCGGGACGCGCGCTACGCGCTCGAGCTGTACCACCGGGAGCGCGGGCAGTACCCGCAGCGTCTCGAGGACCTCGTCGAGGATCGCTGGATCGCCCGGGACCAGATCTCCCTGCCGGGCTACCTGCTCCTCTACCACGTCAGCGACGCGGGTCAGGCCTACCAGCTCGAACTGCAACCCGACCGCTGA
- the waaF gene encoding lipopolysaccharide heptosyltransferase II, translated as MRRLIVRLPNWLGDALMARPLLRALRDSFREASIRAVGPAALLELLAADRAWDEAHAWPLTSSARVSLRSPRADCAIVLPPSFSSAWFALGTGARERVGFAHEGRSPLLTRALRRPPRGDLHLSREYLRLGEAAGAVSEGPPAPLAVSAEARAAAVELSGTSGGAPYALLAPGAAYGPAKRWPADRFAEAGRRLSKAGMRVLACGTAAERAVCEAVASACGATALAGRTPLPVLAALCAGAATVVSNDSGLAHLAAATGAPTVAVFGSTSSGWTAPLGPRARVAQRPPVCSPCFARTCRIGYRCLTAVTVEDVLAAAARARAADGGRAS; from the coding sequence ATGCGCCGGCTGATCGTCCGGCTGCCGAACTGGCTCGGGGACGCGCTCATGGCGCGGCCGCTGCTGCGCGCCCTGCGGGATTCGTTTCGCGAGGCTTCGATCCGCGCCGTCGGACCGGCGGCCCTGCTCGAACTGCTCGCGGCGGACCGCGCCTGGGACGAAGCGCACGCCTGGCCGCTCACGTCCTCCGCGCGGGTGTCGCTGCGCTCGCCCCGGGCCGACTGCGCGATCGTCCTGCCGCCCTCGTTTTCCTCGGCGTGGTTCGCGCTGGGCACCGGAGCGCGCGAGCGCGTCGGGTTCGCGCACGAGGGGCGCTCGCCGCTCCTGACGCGCGCCCTGCGCCGGCCGCCGCGCGGAGACCTGCACTTGTCGCGCGAGTACCTGCGCCTCGGCGAGGCGGCCGGAGCGGTGTCGGAAGGTCCGCCCGCGCCGCTGGCCGTGAGCGCCGAAGCCCGTGCGGCGGCGGTGGAGCTCTCCGGAACCTCAGGCGGCGCGCCGTACGCGCTGCTGGCGCCGGGCGCCGCCTACGGTCCCGCCAAGCGCTGGCCGGCCGATCGCTTCGCCGAGGCCGGACGCCGGCTGTCGAAGGCGGGCATGCGCGTTCTCGCCTGCGGAACGGCCGCCGAGCGCGCGGTCTGCGAAGCGGTGGCTTCGGCCTGCGGCGCGACCGCGCTCGCGGGACGCACGCCGCTACCCGTCCTCGCGGCGCTGTGCGCGGGCGCGGCGACCGTCGTCAGCAACGACTCGGGGCTCGCCCACCTGGCGGCGGCGACGGGCGCGCCGACCGTGGCGGTGTTCGGCTCGACCAGCAGCGGCTGGACGGCGCCGCTCGGACCGCGGGCGAGAGTCGCGCAGCGGCCACCCGTTTGTTCGCCGTGCTTCGCGCGCACCTGCCGGATCGGCTACCGCTGCCTGACGGCCGTGACGGTGGAGGACGTCCTCGCCGCCGCGGCGCGGGCCCGCGCCGCCGACGGTGGACGGGCGTCATGA
- the nadB gene encoding L-aspartate oxidase, protein MVADADILILGSGIGGLTLALEAARHGQVLVVTKREADQSNTNMAQGGIAAVFGPTDSFSRHVADTLRAGAGLCDEAVVRAIVREAPERVRELARLGVPFDRHGRRFELGREGGHSRRRIVHASDFTGRSVQEVLLERVREHPSIRVLENQLAVDLILESKLRTRRSGGRDTVWGAYVMDGATRRIRALTASVTVLATGGCGKVYLYTSNPDVATGDGLAMAYRAGATLESLEFVQFHPTCLHHLGARTFLISEAVRGEGAVLRTLDGVRFMPRYHPLAELAPRDIVARAIDREMKRRGDPHVWLDVTRVPAARIRRRFPNIDARLRALGIDLSRDPVPVVPAAHYMCGGVRATLSGRTNLDGLLAIGEVACTGLHGANRLASNSLLEALVGAHHAAAEIGTRLARRPRVPRVHPWRSHGTRPPHEAVVTDHNWDTVRRVMWDLVGIVRTDERLAFAARRLALLREEIERDYERLRLSPDLVELRNIALVGSLIVSSAQKRRESRGLHYNLDHPHRVGAFARRRTRLRRPVRGPLVPGERARL, encoded by the coding sequence ATCGTGGCGGACGCGGACATCCTCATCCTCGGCAGCGGCATCGGCGGGCTGACGCTCGCGCTCGAGGCGGCCCGGCACGGGCAGGTGCTGGTGGTGACCAAGCGCGAGGCCGACCAGTCGAACACGAACATGGCGCAGGGCGGGATCGCCGCCGTGTTCGGCCCGACGGACAGCTTCTCGCGGCACGTCGCCGACACGCTCCGCGCCGGCGCGGGGTTGTGCGACGAAGCCGTCGTGCGGGCGATCGTCCGCGAGGCCCCCGAGCGCGTGCGCGAGCTGGCGCGTCTGGGCGTGCCCTTCGATCGCCACGGACGGCGGTTCGAGCTCGGGCGGGAAGGCGGGCATTCGCGCCGGCGGATCGTGCACGCCAGCGACTTCACCGGTCGCTCGGTGCAGGAGGTGCTGCTGGAACGCGTCCGGGAGCACCCGAGCATCCGGGTGCTCGAGAACCAGCTCGCGGTGGACCTGATCCTCGAGTCGAAGCTGCGCACCAGACGCTCCGGCGGGAGGGACACCGTGTGGGGCGCCTACGTGATGGACGGCGCCACCCGCCGCATTCGCGCGCTGACCGCCTCGGTCACCGTGCTCGCGACGGGAGGCTGCGGAAAGGTCTACCTCTACACGAGCAATCCGGACGTCGCGACCGGAGACGGGCTGGCCATGGCCTACCGCGCCGGCGCGACGCTCGAGAGTCTCGAGTTCGTGCAGTTCCACCCGACCTGCCTGCACCACCTCGGGGCGCGCACGTTCCTCATCTCCGAGGCGGTGCGCGGCGAGGGGGCGGTCCTGCGGACGCTCGACGGCGTGCGTTTCATGCCGCGCTATCACCCGCTCGCCGAACTGGCGCCGCGCGACATCGTGGCGCGCGCGATTGACCGCGAGATGAAGCGGCGTGGCGACCCGCACGTCTGGCTCGACGTCACGCGCGTGCCCGCGGCACGGATCCGCCGGCGATTCCCGAACATCGACGCGCGCCTGCGCGCGCTCGGAATCGACCTGTCGCGCGATCCGGTGCCGGTGGTGCCGGCCGCGCACTACATGTGCGGCGGCGTTCGCGCCACGCTGTCCGGGCGCACGAACCTCGACGGTCTGCTGGCGATCGGCGAGGTGGCGTGCACCGGCCTGCACGGCGCGAACCGCCTGGCGAGCAACTCGCTGCTCGAGGCGCTGGTCGGCGCCCACCACGCGGCCGCCGAGATCGGCACTCGCCTGGCGCGGCGCCCGCGCGTCCCGCGCGTGCATCCGTGGCGGTCCCACGGCACTCGGCCGCCGCACGAGGCGGTCGTGACCGACCACAACTGGGACACGGTGCGGCGGGTGATGTGGGACCTGGTCGGGATCGTCCGGACGGACGAGCGGCTGGCGTTCGCGGCGCGGCGCCTGGCGCTGCTTCGCGAGGAGATCGAGCGCGACTACGAACGGCTGCGTCTCTCGCCGGACCTGGTCGAGCTGCGCAACATCGCTCTCGTCGGGAGCCTGATCGTGTCGAGCGCCCAGAAGCGGCGCGAGAGCCGCGGCCTGCACTACAACCTCGACCACCCGCACCGCGTCGGAGCGTTCGCGCGCCGTCGCACGCGCCTGCGCCGTCCCGTGCGCGGACCGCTTGTGCCCGGCGAACGCGCCCGCCTATAG
- a CDS encoding glycosyltransferase family 9 protein codes for MRALTVPAGGFREIAVLRLSSLGDIVLTLPVVHALRAAFPAARLHYWVKEEYADLLRFDAAVDHVRVLERDARRLEDLVSMSAELESCDLLVDLHASVRTRLLTLRQRAPVLRPVSQRWLRERWVHARWTRPRPADPVLRRYASALAPIGLAAAGEPRLSAGPEAEAWASDLLAGWRGARGPIALCPGARHPTKCWPQERWLALDQALAEAGGTRIVFSTAAEKRALPQLAARIEADPRARWCLEPLPRMAALLSRVAVAVTHDSGLMHLAAARGTKVVALFGSTSPVLGFAPAGAGHEVLCRDEPCQPCTLHGRAACPRGHFRCMLGIEVAQVLAAIERARAAGLSGGEPVT; via the coding sequence ATGCGGGCCCTTACGGTGCCGGCGGGCGGATTTCGCGAGATCGCGGTGCTGCGGCTGTCGTCGCTCGGCGACATCGTGCTGACGCTGCCGGTCGTGCACGCGCTGCGCGCGGCCTTCCCGGCCGCGCGACTTCACTACTGGGTGAAGGAGGAGTACGCCGACCTGCTGCGGTTCGACGCGGCCGTGGACCATGTGCGTGTCCTGGAGCGCGACGCCCGCCGTCTCGAGGACCTCGTGTCCATGAGCGCCGAACTCGAGTCCTGCGATCTGCTGGTGGACCTGCACGCGAGCGTCCGCACGCGGCTGCTGACGCTGCGCCAGCGCGCGCCGGTCCTTCGGCCGGTGTCGCAGCGGTGGTTGCGCGAGCGCTGGGTGCACGCGCGCTGGACGCGGCCGCGTCCGGCCGATCCGGTGCTCCGGCGCTACGCCTCGGCGCTCGCTCCGATCGGGCTCGCGGCCGCGGGCGAGCCGCGCCTCTCGGCCGGACCGGAGGCCGAGGCGTGGGCCTCCGACCTGCTCGCGGGCTGGCGCGGAGCGCGCGGGCCCATCGCGCTGTGCCCGGGCGCGCGTCACCCCACCAAGTGCTGGCCGCAGGAGCGCTGGCTGGCGCTCGACCAGGCTCTGGCGGAGGCGGGCGGGACGCGGATCGTGTTCTCGACCGCGGCCGAGAAGCGCGCGCTGCCGCAGCTCGCCGCGCGCATCGAAGCGGACCCGCGCGCGCGTTGGTGCCTCGAGCCGCTGCCGCGCATGGCCGCGCTGCTGTCGCGCGTCGCGGTCGCGGTGACGCACGACAGCGGCCTGATGCACCTGGCCGCCGCCCGTGGGACGAAAGTCGTCGCGCTCTTCGGGAGCACCTCGCCGGTGCTGGGCTTCGCACCCGCCGGCGCCGGGCACGAGGTGCTGTGCCGCGACGAACCCTGCCAGCCCTGCACGCTGCACGGGCGCGCCGCCTGCCCGCGAGGACACTTCCGCTGCATGCTCGGGATCGAGGTCGCGCAGGTGCTGGCCGCGATCGAGCGCGCGAGGGCCGCCGGCTTGTCGGGCGGCGAGCCGGTGACCTAG
- a CDS encoding ABC transporter ATP-binding protein produces MPAFARLLRLLRPYRRRLAGAIACMLVYSAAFTASLVLVDPFTRLMFGTAPPAAGLATGGGAATAWLDRLPAAWHHWLFEADRLVAFERLCAVILVLFLLKNLADYLASYLSVSVEQAAMRDLRRDVFAHLSRLSLDFYHGRRSGALISRLTNDVEALRSTLAVSISNLLKDGLTLAGSLAIVFMASWRLALFAMVVVPPAALALVVIGRKMRRRSGRAQERMADLTSVLQESIAGVRVVQAFGMEAYEGRRFERANSGYYAAFVRLRRVSAAAKPLSELAVIVVAVAIAWMGAREIFHVESLPPSRFFQFVTALLATISPIKSLSEMNSTIAIGIGAADRVFGLLDTPATIADRPGAKSLAPFSDAIRYEDVSFEYDRGAPVLRNLTFTVGHGEVVALVGASGAGKSTTLDLLARFYDPSAGRITFDGVDLRDASLGSLRGQLGIVTQETILFHDSVRANIAYGLTNASDAEVERAARAAHAHDFVSRLPEGYETVVGDRGVRLSGGERQRLAIARALLRNPPLLLLDEATSALDSESERLVQEALERLMRDRTVLVIAHRLSTVQHAGRILVFDGGRIVQQGDHTRLLAEDGPYRRLHDLQFRS; encoded by the coding sequence GTGCCCGCGTTCGCGCGCCTCCTACGCCTGCTGCGCCCGTATCGCCGCCGCCTCGCCGGCGCGATCGCCTGCATGCTCGTGTACTCGGCGGCGTTCACCGCATCGCTGGTGCTGGTGGACCCGTTCACGCGGCTCATGTTCGGAACCGCGCCGCCGGCGGCGGGGCTGGCGACCGGCGGGGGCGCGGCCACCGCCTGGCTGGATCGCCTGCCGGCGGCCTGGCACCACTGGCTTTTCGAGGCGGACCGGCTGGTGGCGTTCGAGCGGCTGTGCGCGGTCATTCTCGTGCTGTTCCTGCTCAAGAACCTCGCCGACTACCTGGCGTCGTACCTGAGCGTCTCGGTCGAGCAGGCGGCGATGCGGGACCTGCGGCGCGACGTGTTCGCCCACCTGTCGCGACTGTCGCTGGACTTCTACCACGGTCGGCGCTCGGGGGCGCTCATCTCGCGCCTGACGAACGACGTCGAAGCGCTGCGCAGCACGCTGGCCGTGAGCATCAGCAACCTGCTCAAGGACGGGCTGACGCTCGCCGGCAGCCTGGCGATCGTGTTCATGGCCTCGTGGCGACTCGCCCTGTTCGCGATGGTGGTCGTTCCGCCGGCGGCGCTCGCGCTGGTGGTGATCGGACGCAAGATGCGGCGCCGCTCGGGCCGCGCGCAGGAACGCATGGCCGACCTGACGAGCGTGCTGCAGGAGTCCATCGCGGGCGTGCGCGTCGTGCAGGCGTTCGGCATGGAGGCCTACGAAGGGCGGCGCTTCGAAAGGGCCAACTCCGGCTACTACGCCGCGTTCGTGCGGCTGCGGCGGGTGTCCGCCGCGGCGAAGCCGCTCAGCGAGCTGGCCGTCATCGTCGTCGCCGTGGCGATCGCGTGGATGGGCGCGCGCGAGATCTTCCACGTCGAGAGCCTCCCGCCGTCGCGCTTCTTCCAGTTCGTCACCGCGCTGCTGGCGACGATCTCGCCGATCAAGAGCCTGTCGGAGATGAACAGCACGATCGCGATCGGAATCGGCGCCGCCGACCGCGTGTTCGGCCTGCTCGACACGCCCGCGACCATCGCCGACCGCCCGGGCGCGAAGTCGCTGGCGCCGTTCTCGGACGCGATCCGCTACGAGGACGTCTCGTTCGAGTACGACCGGGGCGCCCCGGTGCTGCGGAACCTGACCTTCACGGTGGGGCACGGCGAGGTGGTGGCGCTGGTGGGCGCGAGCGGCGCCGGCAAGAGCACGACGCTCGACCTGCTGGCGCGCTTCTACGATCCGAGCGCAGGGCGGATCACGTTCGACGGCGTGGACCTGCGCGACGCCTCGCTGGGTTCGCTGCGCGGCCAGCTCGGCATTGTCACGCAGGAGACGATCCTGTTCCACGACAGCGTCCGGGCGAACATCGCCTACGGCCTCACGAACGCATCGGACGCGGAGGTCGAACGTGCGGCGCGCGCGGCGCACGCGCACGATTTCGTCTCGCGCCTGCCGGAGGGCTACGAGACGGTCGTCGGGGACCGCGGCGTGCGGCTTTCGGGCGGCGAACGGCAGCGGCTGGCGATCGCGCGCGCGCTGCTGCGCAATCCGCCGTTGCTGCTGCTCGACGAGGCCACCTCGGCCCTCGACAGCGAAAGCGAGCGTCTCGTGCAGGAGGCGCTCGAGCGGCTGATGCGGGATCGCACGGTGCTGGTCATCGCGCACCGGCTCTCGACGGTCCAGCACGCGGGCCGCATCCTGGTGTTCGACGGCGGGCGCATCGTGCAGCAGGGCGATCACACCCGGCTGCTCGCCGAGGACGGACCCTACCGCCGGCTGCACGATCTGCAGTTCCGGAGCTGA